One part of the Candidatus Cloacimonadota bacterium genome encodes these proteins:
- a CDS encoding inorganic phosphate transporter translates to MLKILFFLSSGLFLGWSLGANDAANIFGTAVGTKMIRFKLAALICSVFIIIGAVVSGAGASHTLGKLGAINELGGAFIVALAAAITVLWMTKSGLPVSTSQAIVGAIIGWNFFSHNPTSISSLSKIVGTWIFSPILSAVFSFIIFFIVKGVVEKSKIHLIRLDFYTRIGLIIVGAFGAYSLGANNIANVMGVFTSSSPFHNMSVGSLFQLSSIQQLFLLGGIAIAVGVFTYSKKVMMTVGKGIFKLSPISAFVAVSASSLVLFVFASQGLKYFLISHGLPSFPLVPVSSSQSIVGAVLGISIAKGGRNINWRMLGKISSGWVITPIAAAILSYFSLFFMQNVFMMNV, encoded by the coding sequence TTGCTAAAAATATTATTCTTTTTATCAAGCGGTTTATTCTTGGGTTGGTCTTTGGGAGCAAACGATGCAGCCAATATTTTTGGAACAGCAGTTGGCACAAAGATGATTCGTTTCAAACTCGCTGCGCTTATTTGCAGTGTTTTCATTATTATTGGAGCAGTTGTTAGTGGTGCGGGTGCTTCTCACACTTTGGGAAAATTGGGAGCAATAAATGAACTCGGTGGTGCATTCATCGTTGCATTGGCAGCTGCGATAACTGTTTTGTGGATGACGAAATCCGGTTTACCGGTTTCCACATCTCAGGCAATTGTGGGAGCAATTATCGGTTGGAACTTTTTTTCTCATAATCCCACAAGTATCAGTTCATTATCCAAAATCGTAGGTACGTGGATTTTTTCACCAATACTCTCTGCCGTTTTCTCATTTATCATTTTCTTTATTGTTAAAGGGGTCGTGGAAAAATCAAAAATTCATTTAATTCGTCTGGATTTTTATACTCGAATCGGGCTTATTATTGTCGGAGCATTTGGCGCTTACAGTTTGGGAGCAAATAACATTGCAAATGTCATGGGCGTTTTCACTTCCTCTTCCCCGTTTCACAATATGAGCGTGGGCTCGTTGTTCCAACTAAGCTCAATTCAGCAACTTTTTCTTCTTGGAGGAATAGCCATTGCAGTAGGAGTTTTTACTTATTCCAAAAAAGTGATGATGACTGTGGGAAAAGGAATATTCAAATTATCACCGATTAGTGCCTTTGTAGCAGTTTCGGCAAGTTCATTAGTTTTATTCGTTTTTGCTTCTCAAGGATTGAAATATTTCCTGATTTCACACGGGCTTCCATCATTTCCGCTTGTACCGGTTTCCAGTTCGCAATCTATTGTCGGGGCAGTTCTCGGCATCAGCATTGCCAAAGGGGGAAGAAATATTAATTGGCGCATGTTAGGAAAAATAAGCAGTGGCTGGGTAATAACTCCGATCGCGGCTGCTATTTTGAGTTATTTCTCTTTGTTCTTTATGCAAAATGTTTTTATGATGAATGTCTAA
- a CDS encoding DUF47 family protein, giving the protein MKKMFMNRTKQLEGDIDEYLDKVTVSSLIFLEGIKSYLNQDTKRFETQYENITKLESEADNIRRNIKYKLYTNMLIPESRGDVLGLLETMDNVVDTAEKAIEQFSIEKPDIPKFLHKDFLLLAELSSKSVEEVVKGARSFFKEINLVNDFINKVHYYEHEADNVEEILKRNVFNSEEITRFSKKVHLRYFAEKIALVSDVAEEVAERLAVYAIKRQI; this is encoded by the coding sequence ATGAAAAAAATGTTTATGAATCGGACAAAGCAGTTGGAAGGAGACATTGACGAATATCTCGACAAAGTAACTGTTTCCAGTTTGATTTTTTTGGAAGGAATAAAATCTTATCTCAATCAGGATACCAAGAGATTTGAAACCCAGTATGAAAATATTACAAAGTTGGAATCGGAAGCCGATAATATCAGAAGAAACATAAAGTATAAATTATATACCAATATGCTCATTCCCGAATCTCGCGGTGATGTTCTCGGATTGCTCGAAACAATGGATAATGTTGTGGATACTGCCGAAAAAGCAATTGAACAGTTTTCGATTGAAAAACCTGATATTCCAAAATTTTTACACAAAGATTTTTTGTTATTGGCAGAACTTTCTTCAAAATCAGTAGAAGAAGTTGTAAAAGGTGCAAGATCATTTTTTAAAGAGATAAATCTCGTAAACGATTTTATAAATAAAGTCCATTATTATGAGCATGAAGCTGATAATGTGGAAGAGATACTAAAACGAAATGTATTCAACAGTGAAGAAATTACAAGATTTAGCAAGAAAGTTCACTTGCGATATTTTGCAGAGAAGATTGCTCTTGTGTCCGATGTGGCGGAAGAAGTGGCCGAGAGACTGGCAGTTTATGCCATAAAACGCCAAATATAA